The genomic segment TCTAATGAACAAAGGAGCTGATAATGTAGCAGATGAGTACGGGTGGACCCCATTACACTTTGCTGCTAAACATGGTCACACGGAAATAGTAAAAGCCCTAATAGGAAAGGCAGATCTTAAAGCAGCTGATAAAGATGGATGTACTCCATTACACTTTGCTGCTGAAAATGGCCATAAAGAGGTAGTAGAGGTTCTAATAAATAACGGTGCAGATCCTAATACAGTGGATGAATATGGGCAGACTCCATTGCACTTGGCTGCTTACAATGGTCATACGGAAATAGTAAAAGTTCTAATAGAAAAAAATGCAAATCTTAATTTGGTGGATGTAGATGGGTGTACTCCATTACACTTTGCTGCTAAATATGGCCATATAAAGATAGTAAAGGTTCTAATAGAAAACAAGGCAGATCTTAATGTAGTGAATAAAAGCGGGATGATTCCATTACACTACGCTGTTCAAAAACGCCATACAGAAATAAAGAACACTCTACTGGTTCATGGAGCAGATCCTTCACTGAGAGGTAAAGATTATAGTATTTTAAAGCGTTTATTTGAATCGATTGAAAATGATAGCTTAGGGCATCTGGAGAAAGCAGAAGGAGCAAAGCAGAAAGAACAAGTGGATGATGAATATGAGTTGCTTAAATATTCATTTCTATTTCGTGGTAATAGCACTTTAACTGATGTTATTAGAAGAGATACATTTGATAATTTAATATGTACGTGGTTTGTTGACGTGTCTAATTTGACACACAATCAAAAAGAGCTAAATAAAAAATTGTTAGGTATTCTTAAAGATTTTTCGTCTTTTGAAGGTGGTGATACTACAAAACTTGCAAAATTTTTACAAGATAATAAAGACGACCAAGATCTAGAAAAAGTCCTTAATCTTTCAAGAGGAGAATCTAAGCTGACAGTATTACATGTAGTATCAGGTATGGGTTTCAGGTGGAGAGAATATGTGGATTTACTTTTGAGTGCAAAAGCTGATCCTAATGCAAAAGATGATGGAGGAAAAACACCTTTACATTATGCTACTAATGGTGACATTATAAAATCTTTACTGAACAAGAAAGCTAATCCCAATGTACTTGACAAACAAGGAAAAACCCCACGGGAAGTTGCAGTTGATAATCACAATTACTTAGTTGAAGATTGCTTTTTCACTAAAGAGCAAAGGGAGTGGCAACAAGAATTATATGGAATTCTTTATCGTTATAATCATCGTCCTGGCAAAAATGAATCTCCAGACCTTACTAAACTAAAAGATTTTTTGTACAAGCACAAAGACAACGAAGATTTTAAAAAGGTTTTAAATCTTCGTAATAATGCAGGAAAGTCAAGAGTTTTTATATTAGCAAGACATGCTTTCCCTAGTAATGAAACTCTTTGTAAAGAGGCAGAAGGATTGTTGTCGACAGCAGGAGCAGAGGATTTCAAAGGGTTAGGTACAAAAGAGTATTTGCTCAAATCTAAGACCCTATGGGATAATTTAATACCAGAGCAGCAGCAGAAGTTGCAAATATTTTTACGTGTAGTAAATGAAGCTCGAGATATGAGTAAGCTCGAACAAATTGTAGACGGAGCTATAAATTCAGGAATAAGATTTAATTTTCCTCATCAAGGAAGGCTATATGGAAATAGATATGGCAGTAAGTATAGTTTCATGGATTGTGTAATAAAAAGAATAAAAGAAATTAGTGAATTAAAAAAGAATCCTAAAATTGCTAGTGACATAGTATGTAAATTGGTGTCAAAGGGAGCAGTATTATACGATATAAACAGTATAGATGTGCTCAATACACTGGAATTGGAATTTGCAGATCATAAAACCAATATGGTAAAAGCCTATGAAGATCATGTAAATTGTACTCTAGAGCTTATGAAAGTTGTTAAAAGCGCGGCTACTGGTCAGGTAAAAAATGCAAAAGTGGATAACTCTACTCTCTATTTAGAATATTCAGAGGATAGCACAATACATGTTGCAAAAATTACAGATGGAGCAAGGAATTTAGGACTAACTCAGGGAGAAATAGGATATGGTAGAGATGTAATAAAAATCGGTAAAAGCGAAGTAGAAATTATAACGAAGAATGGTATAAGGAATTACACAGATCTTGCTGATGGTAGTGATATAGTGTTAACTTTTCATATTGGCTTGGAAGAATTAGAAGTTAGATTATATCCTGATAAGGAAAATAAAGACCAAATAAGAGTGGAAGTGCTTGATCAAGAGAAGTGGGAAAAATTAAAGAGTTGTGATGAAGAAATAGGAAAGAATTGCCGGTTTGGAGGGTTATCAGTTAAAGAAGCCATAGAACAAAGGTTTTTTACTAGATCTGGAAAATTGATGCGTTCTGAAGAAATGAACCCATTTAAAAAAGTTTTAGAAAAAGTCGAAGCAGCAATGGGAGGTTTAAAGCCTGGTGATATAGTTGAACATGTATTAAGTGATATGTCTTCCCCAAAAAATGTTATACAGGAAAATCAAGCGCAAAGCCAAGTACGAGCTTAAAGCTACTAGGCCCTATTATATAGCAAGTTGCAGTTTATTTGATAAATTAATTGTTAATAAAAGTATGTATTAAATGGGAAAAATTAGACTTTACGTTGAAGAAGCGTTATCACAAGATGTTAGTTTAGTGCTGAGTCCACAACAAAGCCACTACATTTTCAACGTAATGCGGCTTAAGAAGTATGATAGTGTCTTCTTTTTTAATGGAAAGGACGGAGAGTGGTTAGGAGAGATAGTTAATGTATCACATAAGCTAGCGAAAGCTACACTCAAAAAGTGCATTAAACAACAACAATACGAGGAAAATTTGTATCTGTATTGTGCTATAGTAAAAAATGCTGCATTGAGCAATATAATAAGGCAGGCGACTGAAATGGGGGTAACCTGCATTCAATTCATTTTAACGGAAAATACAGTAGTAAAAAATATCAACCTGAGCAGAGCGAAATTACAGGCAATCGAAGCAGCTGAACAGTGCGGTAGAACAAGTGTGCCAGAGATTTTGTCTCCTATCAATTTTCGCGATTTACCTGACTCTCAGGATAGAAGTTTTATTTTATGTGATGAAACAAGGCAGGGGAGATCTCCCAATGAAGTCCTGAAAAATAACAAAAATGTTGCTATTATTATTGGTCCTGAAGGTGGTTTTTCATATGATGAGCTTAACTTTGCTGATAAATTTTGTCAGAAATTAAGTCTAGGGAAAAGAATTTTAAGGGTAGACACTGCCGTAGTTGTTGCACTGACTTTTGCTAATGCAAACCATGAAATCATGCTGTACGAGTAATTAATGGTTTAAGGTTTCCCATTTTCAGACCACTTTTTTTGTGTTGAAGTTTTTAAAGAATAGAAGAGCGTACCTTTTCTAGTGCTCTGCTTTTCTTTTTAAAGGTATTGATCTTTTTTCTACCATATTTAGTTTTTAGTGCACTTGGTCTTCTAAAAACATTTTTACTGCTATGTTTTTTAAACTGCACATTACAATCAAAATTTAGTTCCCCTTCTTTGTCTGCCAGTGCAGGCAGTCTTCTCTTATCTTGAGGTGTAACAAAAGATAGCGCATACCCTTCAGCTCCAGCACGTGCAGTTCTACCTATACGATGAATATAGTCAGCTTGTGATTGTGGTACATCATAATTGATAACATGTTGAATGTGGGGAATATCAAGACCACGAGAAGCAACATCTGTTGCAACCATGATTTGATTATGGCCACGACGAAAAGAATTAATGGTCCTTTCGCGCTTGTGCTGCCTTAAATCACCATGTATTGCCAAAGCACTATAATCATCTTTGCGTAGTTTGTCAGCTAGCTGATCCGCTCCTTGCTTTGTTTTAACAAAGATAATGATTGATCCTTCACGCTGACATAATTGTGTCACAAGTTTTCCATATTTTTCTGATTCTGATGCAAAAATGATTTCTTGCTTAATTTTTGCAGAAGTTTTAGCTTCATGATCGACAAAAATACGTTCTGGCTGATTAAGATACTTCTCGGCAAGTTTAACTATATCACTAGGAAGAGTTGCAGAAAACATAAGAGTTTGCCGTATTTTTGGCAGATATTTCATGATCTCTTCAATTTGGATCCCAAATCCCATATCAAACATACGGTCCGTTTCATCAAGCACAAGAGTGCTAATATTGCGAGTAACCAAAGTTTTACGCTCAATATGGTCTATAATACGACCTGGTGTACCTATTATGATTCGTGGCTTTCTCTGAAGCTGATTCAGTTGTCTAAAAATAGGCTCACCACCAATCAGCAAGGCAACCTTCAATGCAGAATTGTGAAATAAAAGTCTTCTTATTTCATTTGTAACTTGATGCGCAAGTTCTCTGGTTGGCACAATGACTAAAGCCGAACCAGCACTAGATTCACCTAGCAACTTAGCAATCAACGGAATAGCAAACGCCAAAGTTTTTCCTGTTCCCGTTTGAGCAGACCCTAGAATATCTTTACCTTGTAGAGCTAAAGGAATTGCTTGTATCTGAATCGGGGTTGGAATAGAAAGGTTATTTTTATCCAAAGCTTGCCTGAGCGAAACTGGAAGACCCATTTCATGAAAGCTGTTCACAGCTCTACTTAAAACTTTTATCATTAAAGTACAGACTAGTCTTCCAACAACTTTAAATTTATTGCAGATTTTTTTCCCTCGCCATTTCTGCCGCGTTCCTCTTTAAGCTCATAGCTTACCCTTTCTCCTTTTATTCCCTTCTCCTTATTTTCTCCCCTGAGTGAATCAGGTCTTATTCCTGAACGTTCCAATGTACTAATATGTACAAAAACGTCGCTCCCTTGACCTTCTGGCTTAATAAAACCATAGCCTTTTTCAGCATTAAACCATTTTACATTACCAAATTCCATTTAACCAACTCCCTAAACCATTAACTAACATTACTAATGTGATGAAAAACTTTGAAATTACAATTGAGAACACCCAAAGCTTAGCTACTGAAACTAAACTTCTGTACTCCATAGTATATTCTTAACATTACATAACTATGGTACACAATTATCGTACTTGATGCAACTAAATTTTTTAGTTATTAAGCGAACCCGCAACCGTCATTTCATTAACTTTAATTGTTGGTGAATTAAATTGCCCACAGAAAGTTAGATCATTTGCAATGACTAAGTTGTTAAACATGTATTTTAAGTTGCTAGCAACAGTAATCTCGTGTATTGGGTACGTTATCTTTCCATTTTCTATAAAAAATCCCGATGCGCCTTGACTGTAGTCACCATTAATCAAGTTCACACCAAAACCAAATAAATCAGTTATATATACTCCCTCTTTTATTTCCTTAATTAATTCTTCAAATGATATGTTACCGTTTTCGATATAGAAGTTGCTAGCTGCAGGAGTAATAGCAGCATTACTTGCACGGGTTGCATTGCCAGTTGTTTTCAAGTTTAATTTTTTAGCCGAGTACAGATCTAAAATCCAATTTTGTAGTATTCCGTTTTTTACAGGTGTGTTTTTTTTGCTAATTATCCCTTCTCCATCAAAGGGTCTTGATTCTATGCCCCCTGGTAACAATGGATCGTCAATAATGTTGATTCTATCATTAAAAATCTGAGTATTTAAACTATCCCTCAAGAAGGAACTGTTACTTACAATGTAACTGCCATTTATAGCAGAAGCGAAACTTTTTACTAGTTCTTTCGCTGCTCTTTTTTCGAAAATAACCGGGAATTTACCGGTTTTAATTGAACGTGAATTCAATTGGTCAATTGCCCTTTTTGCTGCTTCTTTTCCTATTAATTCTGGCGATTTTAAACCGTTGAAATTACATGCTATATCATAATCATAGCCAACCTTCATTTCATTTTTCTCTCCAGCAACAACAGAAACCTGATTAGCAAAGGTTGATTTATTAAATGAACCGATAAAACCAGAAACAGTAGATAGTACTGTATTGACCAAAGCATGTGAAGAAGAGGCCCCTTCAGAATTAATGATGTTTTTGTGCGCAAGAGCTGAATTTTCTGCAACTTCAGCAATTTCCTTTAGATTATCAACTGTTACAACATTATTATCTGAGATACCTAAATCTGCAAAGGAGGTATAATTACCTCCATCTACAGCAAAATTAATGTAAGGATCTTCTTGTGCATTCTTTGCCATTTCTACTACTTGATTTACCGTATCACTAAGATTATTTAAATCGTTTGTAGAAATATATGCAGCTTTGTTTTTACCTGCTATAGCTCTAATGCCTACAGTGCAATTTTTAGATTGTGATATTTGCTCAATCTTTGACAGACGCTGAGAGACCAAGATTTTATTAGTTTCATATACCGTAACTTCTGCATCTTGATTGTGCTTTTTTATTAGTTTAACGATGTCTGCTGTAACATTTAATATATTCATTTTTATTCCTTAGATTTTTATAAAGATTCTGCACCGCCTATTACTTCAATCAAATCGGTTGTAATTGCTGCTTGGCGAGAACGGTTATAAAGCAACGCTAGTCTATTCAGCATCTCTTTAGTATTTCTGTTTGCTGATTCCATAGCAACCATTCTAGCGCTATTCTCACTTGCTGTACTTTCAAGTAGAGCAGAGTAAAGAGCAGATGCAATGTAATCTTGAATCAAAGATCGTAAAATAAATTCGGTGTTTTGTGGTTCATATTCATAGTTGCAATCTATTGTTGGATTTGTCAAAGAGTTATCAATTAGGGATGAGTCTTTGCTCCACGGTTTTATTGTTTCCAACATTGGTTTTTGTGTGAAGGTATTATAAAATTTGTTATAGAAAACCTTGACCTTGCTATACTTACTTAGATTTACACTATCAACCAAAGCTTCTATGCGCTTTAGTGTGATTTCCTTATTGTTTTCAATTTTCAAAATGCTGTTAGAGTCAAATCTATTTTTACCTATATCAAAAGCTTTTTTACCAAGAAATATAATGTCTACTCTTTTACCATTTGCAATTAATCTATTTACATGCTCCTGACTAGATTTTACAATAGAAGAATTAAAATTGCCGCACAAGCCACGGTCAGATGCAATGATAAATACTAAGTAAGAATCGTCATTACTACTATTTAAAATTTCTGCCAGTAATTCCTGATCAACGGACAACATTAATGAAGAAATAATGCTGTGCAACTTAGATATATAAAATTTTGAATTTGATAACTTTTTTTGGCTTTGCAATAACTTTGCTGCAGAAACCATTTGCATTATCTTTGTAGTTTTCTGTACGGACTTAATATTTTTAATCCTTAAGGATAATTCCTTTAAACTCTTCATTTTTTATACAATGCTAATGTATTAAAAATATATAATTGTTTACGTCAAAAAACAAGTTTTTTTGATACGAAGAAGGTATAAGATTCAGAGTTAGCGCTTATCAAGTAGCCAACACTGGCAAGAGGATGTCATCCCAGTGTCCCTGCAAGTAGCCTTTTTTTATCATCCCAGTGTCTGGATATTAGAATGGCATTATACAGGGCGCTAGGATGGTATCATGGAAGTATTGAAATGACAAGAGAACTTGACATTTTGGTGTATGAACATTGCGGTAATTTGTGCCAACATATGACGCTAACGTAGAAACTAAAAAAGTTACTTGACAAACCTCTCCAATCCTCTTATCATACCAGTGAAGCTATTTATTTATCTTCAGTCTGTGCAGATTAAAATGACAAGATAACTTGTATTTGGCGTACTATTGTTTAATTTTTCGCACTATGTGCACTGCATGTCTTTATAAATTTTACCCGGATTACCTATACAAGCTGAAACGGGCTGTTTAAGACAGCACCCAACGTCAAATTTTAAAATTGAGAGTGTAATAACTAGCTACCACGGGTTTTCTTTGTCTTTTTTTTCTGCTCGGTAAATTTCTTAAATATTAAAGTTAAGGCTAGTTGCTTTAAAAAGCAGCTAAATTGCAGCGTTTAAGACTTAAAAACGCCAATACTGAAAATGGATAATGACCAGGGCTCCCTTTTGCCTTTTTCACTATTTGGTAAAGTACTTAAGGCTAAAGTAGTCTATAGCCTTTTTACTGCTCCGAGCATAAAAATGTTGAATATTTCCTCAGAATTGTGTATAATTATTAATACTTTTCTACTTAATTTCTTATGGCTCTTTCTAAATTTCTCGATCCAAAAAACGATATAGCCTTTCGACGCATCTTTGGTACTGAAAAAAATAAAGATATTCTTATTCACTTTCTCAATGATATATTGGGCCTTACTGGCAAAGATGAAATAAAAGAAATAGAATTCCTCAGCACTATCATGGATGCTGAAATCGCCTCTAAAAAACAAAGTATCGTTGATGTTCTTTGTAGAGATGAAAATGGGGTGCAAGTGATCGTCGAAATGCAAGTTGCTAAAACTAAAGGTTTCGAGAAACGTGCCCAATACTATGCTGCTAAAGCTTATTCAAGACAGGCTGATAAGGGTGAGCAATATCAGGATCTTAAAGAGATTATCTTTATTGCTATAGCAGATTGCATCCTGTTTCCGGACAAGTCCGAATATAAATCAAAACACACCATTCGGGATGAGAATACCAATGCGCACGATTTAAAAGACTTTTATTTTACGTTTATTGAATTGCCAAAATTTCCCAAAACGAAGGAAGATCAGTTGGAAAACATAGTTGAAAAATGGATTTACTTCTTTAAATATGCAGATGAAACTAGTGAAACGGAATTGGAAAAAATAATAGGAAGTGATGCAATAATTGAAAAAGCATATGAAGAGCTAAACAGATTCAACTGGTCAGAAAAAGAATTTATAGCCTACGAACAAGAAATCAAGCGCATTCGCGATGAAAAAGCTGTCCTCGCTCAAAAACTCGATGATGCTACTGAAAAAGGCAGACACCAAGGTAGAGAAGAAGGTAGGAAAGAA from the Candidatus Wolbachia massiliensis genome contains:
- a CDS encoding ankyrin repeat domain-containing protein, producing the protein MIHKSLLETLSEVNAENDLNENNVIDKIKKKLEKKDPDAYQGWDYNQFNINHTFNDQYTLLYIAAMNGSAKIAELLMNKGADNVADEYGWTPLHFAAKHGHTEIVKALIGKADLKAADKDGCTPLHFAAENGHKEVVEVLINNGADPNTVDEYGQTPLHLAAYNGHTEIVKVLIEKNANLNLVDVDGCTPLHFAAKYGHIKIVKVLIENKADLNVVNKSGMIPLHYAVQKRHTEIKNTLLVHGADPSLRGKDYSILKRLFESIENDSLGHLEKAEGAKQKEQVDDEYELLKYSFLFRGNSTLTDVIRRDTFDNLICTWFVDVSNLTHNQKELNKKLLGILKDFSSFEGGDTTKLAKFLQDNKDDQDLEKVLNLSRGESKLTVLHVVSGMGFRWREYVDLLLSAKADPNAKDDGGKTPLHYATNGDIIKSLLNKKANPNVLDKQGKTPREVAVDNHNYLVEDCFFTKEQREWQQELYGILYRYNHRPGKNESPDLTKLKDFLYKHKDNEDFKKVLNLRNNAGKSRVFILARHAFPSNETLCKEAEGLLSTAGAEDFKGLGTKEYLLKSKTLWDNLIPEQQQKLQIFLRVVNEARDMSKLEQIVDGAINSGIRFNFPHQGRLYGNRYGSKYSFMDCVIKRIKEISELKKNPKIASDIVCKLVSKGAVLYDINSIDVLNTLELEFADHKTNMVKAYEDHVNCTLELMKVVKSAATGQVKNAKVDNSTLYLEYSEDSTIHVAKITDGARNLGLTQGEIGYGRDVIKIGKSEVEIITKNGIRNYTDLADGSDIVLTFHIGLEELEVRLYPDKENKDQIRVEVLDQEKWEKLKSCDEEIGKNCRFGGLSVKEAIEQRFFTRSGKLMRSEEMNPFKKVLEKVEAAMGGLKPGDIVEHVLSDMSSPKNVIQENQAQSQVRA
- a CDS encoding 16S rRNA (uracil(1498)-N(3))-methyltransferase codes for the protein MGKIRLYVEEALSQDVSLVLSPQQSHYIFNVMRLKKYDSVFFFNGKDGEWLGEIVNVSHKLAKATLKKCIKQQQYEENLYLYCAIVKNAALSNIIRQATEMGVTCIQFILTENTVVKNINLSRAKLQAIEAAEQCGRTSVPEILSPINFRDLPDSQDRSFILCDETRQGRSPNEVLKNNKNVAIIIGPEGGFSYDELNFADKFCQKLSLGKRILRVDTAVVVALTFANANHEIMLYE
- a CDS encoding cold-shock protein; its protein translation is MEFGNVKWFNAEKGYGFIKPEGQGSDVFVHISTLERSGIRPDSLRGENKEKGIKGERVSYELKEERGRNGEGKKSAINLKLLED
- a CDS encoding TldD/PmbA family protein — protein: MNILNVTADIVKLIKKHNQDAEVTVYETNKILVSQRLSKIEQISQSKNCTVGIRAIAGKNKAAYISTNDLNNLSDTVNQVVEMAKNAQEDPYINFAVDGGNYTSFADLGISDNNVVTVDNLKEIAEVAENSALAHKNIINSEGASSSHALVNTVLSTVSGFIGSFNKSTFANQVSVVAGEKNEMKVGYDYDIACNFNGLKSPELIGKEAAKRAIDQLNSRSIKTGKFPVIFEKRAAKELVKSFASAINGSYIVSNSSFLRDSLNTQIFNDRINIIDDPLLPGGIESRPFDGEGIISKKNTPVKNGILQNWILDLYSAKKLNLKTTGNATRASNAAITPAASNFYIENGNISFEELIKEIKEGVYITDLFGFGVNLINGDYSQGASGFFIENGKITYPIHEITVASNLKYMFNNLVIANDLTFCGQFNSPTIKVNEMTVAGSLNN
- the atpG gene encoding ATP synthase F1 subunit gamma translates to MKSLKELSLRIKNIKSVQKTTKIMQMVSAAKLLQSQKKLSNSKFYISKLHSIISSLMLSVDQELLAEILNSSNDDSYLVFIIASDRGLCGNFNSSIVKSSQEHVNRLIANGKRVDIIFLGKKAFDIGKNRFDSNSILKIENNKEITLKRIEALVDSVNLSKYSKVKVFYNKFYNTFTQKPMLETIKPWSKDSSLIDNSLTNPTIDCNYEYEPQNTEFILRSLIQDYIASALYSALLESTASENSARMVAMESANRNTKEMLNRLALLYNRSRQAAITTDLIEVIGGAESL
- a CDS encoding Rpn family recombination-promoting nuclease/putative transposase, yielding MALSKFLDPKNDIAFRRIFGTEKNKDILIHFLNDILGLTGKDEIKEIEFLSTIMDAEIASKKQSIVDVLCRDENGVQVIVEMQVAKTKGFEKRAQYYAAKAYSRQADKGEQYQDLKEIIFIAIADCILFPDKSEYKSKHTIRDENTNAHDLKDFYFTFIELPKFPKTKEDQLENIVEKWIYFFKYADETSETELEKIIGSDAIIEKAYEELNRFNWSEKEFIAYEQEIKRIRDEKAVLAQKLDDATEKGRHQGREEGRKEGREEGIKIGEEMGIQIGQERGRAEGRRERDIEVAKNLLKAGVSADIISQTTGLSHDEIIQLQEEIA